Sequence from the Deltaproteobacteria bacterium genome:
TCGGCTTTCACGAGCGGCACGTCGGGTGCCACCTCCACCTCCACCGTTCGCCCGACGAGTTCTCGATCCATTCGCCGGATCGCCGCGCCGACGAGTTCCTCGACCGACTGCCAATCGAGGTTCGGGCGCACCGCGCCGGACTCGAGCCGCGTCATCTGAAGCAGATTGCCGACAAGCCGCTCCAGACGCTCGGCTTCCTGACGGATCAGGTCCGCGAGGTGACGCCGCCGGGCCTCGTCCCCGCCGCCAACGCCGTCCGCGAGCCCCGCCGCCGCGGCCGTGATGGTCGCGAGCGGCGTGCGCAGGTCGTGCGACACCGATGCGAGCAGGGCGCTTTGCAGGCGCTCGGATTCGACCTGCATGCGCGCGTCCTGCGTCTCTTTCAGCAGCCGCCTCTGCTCCAGGGCGCCGGCGGCGATGCGCGCGAGGGCATCGAGCAGCAGCATGCGCTCGGTGTCGCGGGCGAACGCGGCATCCGGCGGTCGCAGGGCCAGCGCGCCAACGCACTCCGTCGTGCCGTTCATCGGCATGAGCAGTGCGTCCGACGAGGGAAACGTGTCGGTGCCAAGCCCCGCGACCTGCCCGCGATCGAGCACCCAACGTGCGAGGTCCATCGGCCATTCCGCGACCGGCGACGCGTGTTCGCCCGAGACGACCGGCTCGGCGTCGGCCCCTCGCAGGATGACCGCGGTCTCGCAGCCGACGATGGCGGCGACGGCTCGTCGCGTCGCTTCGACCGCCTCGCCGGCCGTTCGCGTCGCGGCGAGATCGCGCGTGAGTTCGTATAGCGCGCGGGTGCGCCGCTCGTGGCGTCTCGCGCTGTCGGCCTGGCGCTTCACCTGCAGGGCGAGGTTTGCAATGACGTTTCCGACGATCAGGATGACCGCGAAGGTGAAGACATAGCGGACGTCGCCGACCGCGAAGGTGAAGTGCGGCGGGATGAAAAAAAAGTCGTAGCACAGGACTCCGACGACGGACGCGGCGAAGGCCGGTCCGCGCCCCCATGCAAGCGCAACGACGACCGTGCCGAGCACGTACAACATCGCGGTCGAGGTCTCGTGAAAATACTTCGCGACGGGCCAGCCGATCGCCGTGCAAACGGCCATGACGGCCAGCGCGGCGAGGTACGGCGATCGCGACACGGAGGGCGACGTCGGTCGCGTGCGGTGGCGCACGATTTCCTCGGCGGTGCCGCGCACGACGTGCACGTCGATGCCCGCCTCGTTCTGAATGAGATCGTCGACGAAGGAGCCGGTCAGCCGGTCGCGAAGCGTGCGCCTCCCGGGCTTGCCCACCATGATGCGGCCGGCGCGGCGAAGGGTGGCGTAGCGGATGATCTCAGCCACCGCGTCGTCGCCGGTCAGCGTCACGGCCCGCGCGCCGAGCTGTTCGGCGAGACGCAGCGTCTGAAACACGCGCTCGCGATCCTGGGCGGAGAGCGGCGCGGCTCCCGGAACC
This genomic interval carries:
- a CDS encoding sensor histidine kinase KdpD, with amino-acid sequence MEHQRPDPESLLKTASDEAANEGRGKLKVFFGASPGVGKTYAMLETARRLRDQGIDIVVGVVETHGRAETEALLGGLEVLPRRETIYRGITLREFDLLAALGRRPAVVVVDELAHTNTPDSWHAKRWQDVEELLRAGIDVLTTVNVQHLESVNDLVAKITGVVVRETVPDAIFDNAADVELVDLTSDDLLQRMRDGKVYIPSQASRAMDSFFAKGNLIALRELALRRMADRVETQMEQYRRAQGSAQPALAADRFVVAVSPSPFAQRVVRAARRQANRQRAEWDVVYVEVPGAAPLSAQDRERVFQTLRLAEQLGARAVTLTGDDAVAEIIRYATLRRAGRIMVGKPGRRTLRDRLTGSFVDDLIQNEAGIDVHVVRGTAEEIVRHRTRPTSPSVSRSPYLAALAVMAVCTAIGWPVAKYFHETSTAMLYVLGTVVVALAWGRGPAFAASVVGVLCYDFFFIPPHFTFAVGDVRYVFTFAVILIVGNVIANLALQVKRQADSARRHERRTRALYELTRDLAATRTAGEAVEATRRAVAAIVGCETAVILRGADAEPVVSGEHASPVAEWPMDLARWVLDRGQVAGLGTDTFPSSDALLMPMNGTTECVGALALRPPDAAFARDTERMLLLDALARIAAGALEQRRLLKETQDARMQVESERLQSALLASVSHDLRTPLATITAAAAGLADGVGGGDEARRRHLADLIRQEAERLERLVGNLLQMTRLESGAVRPNLDWQSVEELVGAAIRRMDRELVGRTVEVEVAPDVPLVKADALLIEQVLLNLLDNAAKHTPPATPIEVALRRDGDAAVVSIADRGPGLPAGSEERVFEKFFRSTMSGGAPGAGLGLAIVRGFVAAHGGSVTARNRPGGGAVFEVRLPVGAADAVGEVESHREAQS